The following are encoded in a window of Panthera leo isolate Ple1 chromosome B2, P.leo_Ple1_pat1.1, whole genome shotgun sequence genomic DNA:
- the LOC122219436 gene encoding histone H2B type 1-C/E/F/G/I encodes MPEPAKSAPAPKKGSKKAVTKAQKKDGKKRKRSRKESYSVYVYKVLKQVHPDTGISSKAMGIMNSFVNDIFERIAGEASRLAHYNKRSTITSREIQTAVRLLLPGELAKHAVSEGTKAVTKYTSSK; translated from the coding sequence ATGCCTGAACCAGCGAAGTCAGCCCCGGCCCCGAAGAAGGGCTCCAAGAAGGCGGTGACCAAGGCGCAGAAGAAGGACGGCAAGAAGCGCAAGCGCAGCCGCAAGGAGAGCTACTCGGTGTACGTGTACAAGGTGCTGAAGCAGGTGCACCCCGACACCGGCATCTCGTCCAAGGCCATGGGCATCATGAACTCGTTCGTGAACGACATCTTCGAGCGCATCGCGGGCGAGGCGTCGCGCCTGGCGCATTACAACAAGCGCTCGACCATCACGTCCCGGGAGATCCAGACGGCCGTGCGCCTGCTGCTGCCCGGGGAGCTGGCCAAGCACGCCGTGTCCGAGGGCACCAAGGCCGTCACCAAGTACACCAGCTCCAAGTGA